In Microbulbifer sp. GL-2, the following are encoded in one genomic region:
- a CDS encoding class I SAM-dependent methyltransferase: protein MAITKEVEQGQAVYSKSVLWLYDLWVLGLSNRFIWQCPTPSILKHFDKYITSNHLDVGVGTGYFLDRCHFPTSDVRLGLMDLNQNSLDVSAARAARYNPLQFRCNVLDEINIAADKFDSISLNYLLHCLPGKLPEKLSAVEHVSTLLSESGVVFGSTILSKGIHRNAAAKKLMAIYNKKGIFSNMEDSKDDLEAYLASGFNEYQIEVKGCVALFSAKGKRQ, encoded by the coding sequence ATGGCCATTACCAAAGAAGTTGAACAGGGACAGGCAGTTTACTCCAAATCCGTCCTCTGGCTATATGATCTTTGGGTCCTGGGGTTGTCCAATAGATTTATATGGCAATGCCCCACTCCCAGCATCCTTAAGCATTTCGATAAATACATTACATCAAACCACCTGGATGTTGGCGTCGGCACTGGATATTTTTTAGACAGATGCCACTTCCCAACCAGCGATGTGCGGTTAGGATTAATGGACTTGAACCAAAATAGCCTGGATGTTTCTGCCGCGAGAGCTGCCCGCTATAACCCACTTCAGTTTCGTTGCAATGTACTCGATGAAATTAATATTGCAGCAGATAAATTTGATTCAATTTCCTTAAATTACCTGCTCCATTGTCTACCCGGCAAGTTACCAGAAAAGCTCTCAGCCGTAGAGCACGTTAGCACACTGCTCTCGGAGTCCGGGGTTGTATTTGGTTCGACTATTTTATCAAAGGGCATACACAGGAATGCCGCCGCAAAGAAGCTTATGGCCATTTACAATAAAAAGGGCATTTTTTCCAACATGGAAGACAGCAAGGATGACCTCGAAGCCTATCTTGCTAGTGGGTTCAATGAATATCAAATAGAAGTAAAAGGCTGTGTTGCTCTGTTTAGCGCTAAAGGAAAACGACAATAA
- a CDS encoding haloalkane dehalogenase, producing MSIERLRTPDERFSLLPGFPYQPNYIDSLEDYDAMRMAYIDEGKPDAETTFLCLHGEPTWSYLYRKMIPVFVEAGHRVIAPDLFGFGRSDKPVDDEVYTFNFHRNSLIRLIEHLDLKNITLVCQDWGGILGLTLPMDMQNRFTRLLVMNTAIAAGDGASDGFYHWRNFSIGVPEIPVGGLIANDARSEVNLFDIVAYDAPYPDNRYKAGVRRFPSIVPVDPGMEGVELGLRAREFWSKNWEGDSFMAIGMRDAVLGENVMEMLRGIIKNCPQPLKIEEAGHFVQEYGKEIAEKALAHFKLSSPVTTN from the coding sequence ATGTCTATTGAGCGATTAAGAACTCCCGACGAGCGTTTTTCCCTACTGCCTGGCTTTCCCTACCAACCCAACTATATAGATAGCCTGGAAGATTATGATGCAATGCGCATGGCTTACATTGATGAGGGGAAGCCGGATGCGGAAACAACTTTCCTATGCCTGCACGGCGAACCAACTTGGAGCTATTTATACCGCAAGATGATACCGGTGTTTGTTGAGGCTGGGCACCGCGTGATCGCACCAGACCTGTTTGGTTTTGGCCGCTCCGACAAACCTGTAGATGATGAGGTCTACACCTTTAATTTCCATCGCAACAGTCTGATTCGCCTGATTGAGCACCTGGACCTTAAAAATATTACTTTGGTTTGCCAGGACTGGGGCGGAATCCTGGGTCTCACCCTCCCTATGGATATGCAGAATCGGTTCACAAGGCTATTGGTAATGAATACTGCTATTGCTGCTGGAGACGGCGCATCCGACGGCTTTTATCACTGGCGAAACTTCTCTATCGGGGTACCAGAGATCCCTGTTGGAGGCCTGATAGCTAACGATGCTCGATCTGAGGTCAATCTTTTCGATATAGTTGCATATGATGCCCCCTATCCCGACAACCGCTACAAGGCCGGAGTCCGCCGCTTTCCCTCAATAGTACCAGTTGACCCCGGGATGGAAGGCGTAGAGTTAGGCCTGAGAGCGCGGGAATTCTGGTCCAAAAACTGGGAAGGTGATAGCTTTATGGCGATTGGCATGAGAGACGCTGTGCTCGGTGAAAATGTCATGGAAATGCTGAGGGGCATCATCAAAAACTGCCCGCAACCACTCAAGATTGAAGAGGCCGGTCATTTTGTGCAGGAGTATGGCAAGGAAATTGCTGAAAAGGCCCTCGCCCACTTTAAACTTTCTTCACCAGTAACCACAAACTAA
- the tnpB gene encoding IS66 family insertion sequence element accessory protein TnpB, with protein MLLVADTLHKDPTPGQLFVFRNKKADKIRMLYCEDNRFWLLYKRNENWKGL; from the coding sequence GTGCTGTTGGTGGCTGATACGTTACACAAAGATCCGACACCCGGTCAGCTCTTTGTCTTTCGCAATAAAAAGGCCGATAAAATTCGTATGCTCTACTGTGAAGATAATAGATTTTGGCTCCTTTATAAGCGAAATGAGAATTGGAAAGGCTTATAG
- a CDS encoding IS66 family transposase, producing the protein MNYCLKYWNGLCEFLSDGHLEIDNNLIEPEIKPFVMARKNFLFASSVNDARALCSALQFDSHCQDPQPCPYHIYRFPTLNFGVFWLGL; encoded by the coding sequence ATGAATTACTGCCTCAAATACTGGAATGGGCTTTGTGAATTCCTCAGCGATGGCCACTTGGAAATCGATAACAATCTAATTGAGCCGGAAATCAAACCCTTTGTGATGGCTCGTAAAAACTTCCTGTTTGCATCTTCGGTCAATGACGCTAGAGCACTGTGCTCTGCACTTCAGTTTGATTCGCACTGCCAAGATCCACAGCCTTGCCCCTACCATATTTATCGATTTCCGACACTCAATTTTGGGGTCTTCTGGCTGGGCCTTTAG
- a CDS encoding YtoQ family protein gives MKLKVYLSGEIHSDWRDQIIEGCTKHGLDISFSSAVTNHEASDAAGDGLGQESNSFWRDHKSAKVNAIRIKHHLENCDLAVIRFGQKYKQWNAAFDAGYCAALGKPYITLHDESLVHALKEVDGAAQAWAQTPEQVVEILRYLTNQA, from the coding sequence ATGAAGCTTAAAGTATATCTCTCAGGTGAAATTCACTCAGACTGGAGAGATCAGATAATCGAAGGTTGTACTAAGCATGGCCTGGATATCTCATTCTCCTCAGCGGTGACCAACCACGAAGCCAGTGATGCGGCTGGTGATGGCTTGGGACAGGAGTCCAATTCTTTTTGGCGAGACCACAAGTCAGCCAAAGTAAATGCAATTAGAATTAAACATCACCTAGAAAATTGTGACTTGGCTGTGATCCGATTTGGCCAAAAATACAAGCAATGGAATGCAGCATTCGATGCGGGATACTGTGCCGCTCTGGGTAAACCCTATATTACTTTACACGACGAATCACTGGTACATGCCCTTAAAGAGGTGGACGGTGCCGCGCAAGCCTGGGCACAAACACCTGAGCAAGTAGTCGAAATCCTTAGGTATTTAACCAACCAAGCTTAG
- a CDS encoding nuclear transport factor 2 family protein: MSKIIFALMLLILTSGNAQAQEKPEAFETIENLLNFLSDVDHKGMKSTVTESFLLLEHGEVWTIEDLVEVAKPSETVRTNYFSIIDFDEQRDLVTVNYWNKANFASKNKSQDIYWLESAILKKIEGKWLLSQLHSTRLPSGKIPENAVFTQ; this comes from the coding sequence ATGTCGAAGATTATTTTTGCTTTAATGCTGCTCATTTTGACCAGTGGTAATGCTCAGGCACAGGAAAAACCTGAAGCGTTCGAAACTATTGAGAATCTATTAAACTTCCTTTCTGACGTTGATCATAAGGGCATGAAAAGCACGGTAACCGAGTCCTTCCTTTTGCTCGAACACGGAGAAGTATGGACCATTGAAGACCTGGTCGAGGTCGCAAAACCCTCAGAGACCGTAAGAACCAATTACTTTAGTATTATTGATTTTGATGAACAGAGAGACCTGGTTACTGTCAACTATTGGAATAAGGCCAATTTCGCCTCCAAGAACAAAAGCCAGGATATTTATTGGCTTGAGAGTGCAATTTTGAAAAAAATTGAAGGAAAGTGGCTTCTCTCCCAGCTGCACTCCACAAGGTTGCCTTCAGGAAAAATACCAGAAAATGCAGTATTTACACAGTAA
- a CDS encoding choline kinase family protein — protein sequence MTKIKDDILPRDWSLWSHSKPVVIKPLTGGQTNQTFLIQSVNELLVLRNNSQLGDVFDLDRDTESSVLISASYTGICAPLVYTDPTHRYQVTQFISGNPWKKSAAGALEQLANLLRDIHSLPTIDAYLDIPNKVACYWASIDKQAAFYPPLKQLQQKIPFHITAAKQLGDDLSLCHNDLSKGNLIIEKTGQLYAIDWEYAAMGDRFYDIAVIIEEHTLNRLQQRTLLEHYLGTNPHEKHWQRLYYWRSVYQYLCLLWYAVQWSSGILKSKQLAEKIDSESRNLLQSTAFTHF from the coding sequence ATGACAAAAATCAAAGATGATATTTTGCCCCGAGACTGGAGCCTGTGGAGCCATTCCAAACCTGTAGTAATCAAACCGCTTACAGGAGGCCAAACTAACCAGACTTTCCTGATCCAGTCAGTGAATGAGCTGTTAGTTTTACGAAATAATTCACAGCTTGGTGATGTATTTGACCTGGATCGTGATACAGAATCAAGTGTATTGATAAGCGCTAGTTACACAGGGATATGTGCTCCCCTAGTCTATACTGATCCAACTCACCGATATCAGGTCACTCAGTTTATATCAGGCAATCCCTGGAAAAAAAGTGCTGCCGGTGCCCTAGAGCAACTCGCTAATCTTCTCCGCGATATCCATAGCCTACCCACTATCGATGCCTACTTGGATATCCCCAACAAGGTTGCATGTTATTGGGCATCAATCGACAAACAGGCAGCTTTCTATCCCCCCTTGAAGCAACTCCAGCAGAAGATCCCTTTTCATATTACAGCCGCAAAACAACTTGGTGATGACCTTTCTCTTTGCCATAACGATTTAAGTAAAGGAAATCTAATCATAGAAAAGACCGGCCAGCTTTATGCCATTGATTGGGAATATGCAGCAATGGGCGATCGATTCTATGATATCGCGGTTATCATAGAGGAACACACACTTAACAGGCTTCAGCAGCGAACCCTGCTTGAGCACTATCTCGGAACCAATCCACATGAGAAACATTGGCAACGTCTATATTATTGGCGCTCAGTCTACCAGTATCTCTGTCTGTTATGGTATGCCGTGCAATGGAGTTCTGGGATATTAAAAAGCAAGCAACTTGCTGAAAAAATAGACAGCGAGAGCAGGAATTTGCTCCAATCAACAGCATTCACTCATTTTTAG